Below is a genomic region from Phragmites australis chromosome 20, lpPhrAust1.1, whole genome shotgun sequence.
TAGAAGAGAAAAGACCCCTATAAAATTATCGCACATGTGAGCATAAGCACTCATCATGATGATAGAATTAGGGTTGATTTGGAGGCGGGAGATGTCATATAAGGTGATAACATTGATGAAGAATTCAGAGAAGGATGACACGAGGCTAGCTAGGAAGAAGGAGGTGAACATAACGAAGCAGGCGCATCTTTCCTAGGGTGATAACCCAAAGACAGGCGACAGGGGAGCAGATGGTTCTTGCGTATCTGACTCATCTTCATCGtagtgcacttggacttggggaagttaGGTTCTTTACTAAGCATAGTGCCATTGAAATGTGGTAAAGGCTATGACGAGAGCACGAACAACAATAGTGCAGAGGGGATCTAAGCACAAGGGCTAGAGGGCTTGGAGAATGACAAAATGATTTGTGGAGAGCCACTGATGCCCCCATTTATAAGACGGATGCAGTATCTCAACCACCACAGGGCCCAACTAATTTGAAATTGGAAAAGCCGCGTAGGAGAAGCAGAAATTCCCTTGGGTCCGATAGCCATCATTGTCTCTCTCCCCCACGTTcccccttttctctctctcccacggTCTCTCTTTTTGCTTTTAACCTCCCCTCAGGATGTGGTTTCCTGGGCTCACCACGAGAGAAGATTGTGTCGATGACCACTCCCAGGATAAACTCTTGTTAACCTAGACCCCAAGTGGTGCGGCCACGTCCGAGCACACCACAAGGTGAATTGCACAACCGACCACATCCGCGAGGAAgtttgggggctactatcggtgtatagAATAAGGGAGTCCCCTGCCAGGGCAGTCTGCACAAGGGAGTGCCAACTAATGgtagatattttttcaaagaaCGTGGCCCAATCGTGTGACCAGGCTAGGCTCTCGCGACCAGCCCCTGATCGCGGAGGTAAGCCCTACGACCAGTACGACCAAGGTATATATTTCATCTTAACCTATTAAGTCGCATTAAATGTTATCTATTCAAGTAATTTTCCTTCCCTAAGTATCCcctccagcgaacaaagtcTTGGTCAGCGCAGATGTGCTACGGGATGGCGTTACAGACAGGCGTGGCGCCGCACGATAGATGGGACAGCACCGCAAGCGGGTATACGCACGTGGGGCGATGAGACAAGGCAGGTCGGTCGATCAGTGTAGGGTCTGCATACCTACCTTAACTAGGGGTAGTTGGTTTTATCAGAGTTAAACCGGCCACGTTGTTGGCACGGTTTGTTTGTATGTATACCACTCCTGCTATATAAATAGGGGGATCGGGCTTGTAAGAAAAAAGAACACATATGtaaatagttttatactatctataaaagaatacacatgacgtagttTGTTATCCCACGGAagatctgaacctggataactctaGTGTTCTTAAGTTCATACACACACCGAACACATAGATCATGCACCCATCGTCTGATATACCTCGAAagtattgtcagggattaactctTGACACCACCTATCAGAGCTCGGGTGACGGGTGGCAGGACGTCCTACCTGATACGGGAACCACTAcgtatttttttaagtagtagagaatGGAGTCCTAGACGGCAAGAAGGCTAGCCTCCTGTAGATCCGCCTCCACCACTATCGATGGTCGGCGGGAGATCACCGTCCACGAAAACAGTGAGGACGGGGCTAGGGCCCACTGTGTACCTACCAGAATGTGTATCCAACTTTTTTTAAGAAGCCAGGTTgtatttcatatatatatatatatatatacacacacacacacacacacacatacatatattacATTGCAGAAGTATTACATTGTAGTTCTTACAAAGACAcctataaaaaatacaataacTACACCTGATCTTTGCAAAGAACTCTCGATTGTCTTCGTCACCGGCGATTGGAGCTTGCAGCCTGAAGCCGAACACCTTGCCAACGAAGAAATTTTTAAAGTTTTTCTTTGCAACAACAATAAGCACATCAGACATGACATGCTCTTGAACCGCTGACCCAAACACTTCATTATAGCCATCGGTCGTATCATCGCCGAGGGATGAGGGATCAGATGCCTCAAGCAACGCAACCACCTCAAGCTATCGAATGACTAAACAACTcaaaataacaacacctctatccaTAACAACGTCACAAATGAAGTGCCAAACTATAACTTTGATGCTACCAATATAAGAACCGACAACCCAGACACAAAAGCCCACACTTACATACACATACTACCCAAACAAACTAAATTACGAAAACACACTAAATACTACTACCAGAGGGTGGGCCACCCTCCATCGACGCTGACAAGCCGACGGGGCAAGGGCCGACCGAATCGCTTGCGTCGCCTCTGGAGTTGTCTCTCTCAAATCTCCTCTAGAACCCTCTTGGACCTAAAATGTGTATCCACTCTTATTTTATACATCGATAGTAGCCTCTAAATATGTATCCACCTCTCACAGGTACGTGCACACTGACGCACTGGATCCAAACAAGAAAGAAATTCCAGGACCCAGCGCTAAGGCCGGTCGCTCTCGGTTAGCGACCCAGCTGGGCCGGCCCAGGCGAACCCACACGCCCCGCCCTGGTATCTCCGCTCCACTGCGGCACGGCGTGAACGAAACGTGGCAGAATCCGCGGCCCTCGGTACCCTATCCGTGGGCCGATAAGGCGCGGGGCGGCCAACAAAGCCGTGGCCGGAGACTCGCGCACGGGTCGCCGTCCCTCGCCTACCCCGTCCCTGGCCCCTCCCGTCCCCGGTGGCTGCGGCTGCGCGCGTCATCCCACCTCGCACAGCAGGACGGTAGGTGGAGACGCTAGTCTCGAGCCTCACCGCACCTCACCTCACCAACCACAGTAGCAGCGCGCGGCGCAGAGAGACTAGCGCTAGAATGGCGGCGCCTTCGTCCCTCGCCTCCTCCCACCTCTCCCGCCTCGCCGACCTCCgccgcgcggcggcggccgctccCGCCACCCCTCAGCAGCTCCGCCTCGGGTgctcccgccgccgcgcgcAGCGCGTCGTCGCCATGGCCGGATCCGGCAaggtgcgccgccgccgcttttTCACATGTGCACTTGCCACCCGTGATTTCTGCTGCTCATGCTCCTGTTTGCTTCTCCTTTGCAGTTCTTCGTGGGGGGCAACTGGAAGTGCGTAAGTGCTCGCTCTCTGCTTCAGCTTTTCGCGCCTTGGGGACCTTGCGGTATCAGTATTGATGAGCAGTAGGGTGCTGATTGGAGATGATGCGGTGGTAACTGTATGACCTTTTGGTCGTTGCCGCCTTGGAGATTCCAACGGAACTGGGATGGGATTTTATCGTGATCCACGCATCGTGATCTACGGTCGTTTGCTAGAAATAGAATCACTTGTGTGCTGCCTAGCTTAGCTTGGCCTACCACAGGCATTTTGTTGGGTATATAGAAAGGGTTTCTTGGATGTTGCATTTTTCGTTTTCTCTGTCCGTAGCAAACTTCGTTTGGTCAAATTTCATTAAGCTGAGATTTTGGAACGTCTAAAGTTGAGAAGACAGGGAATGCTATCAGTTCTTGTGTCCCCAGGGTAAAGAAGCCACGGTGCTTTCTCGATCCTGTTTACTAAGCTTGGAGTGGAGAAGcctggagggaggagagggaatgCAGAAAAATGATGGATGTTGTGAACTTTTGAGCTGTGATGGTATATTAGTAATAGGTCTAAAAGTTTCATCAGCCCAAAGTGAAGCTTGAAATTTGGAGGTTCATTTTTTGAGGTCATCTTTAGACTAACTAACCCGAGGACTCATTTGTTTTGGAGAATCATCTTATTTCATTTGTGCAGCTTCTTCAGTTAGGGAGCTAATGCTAACAATATTAAGTTATATCGCTTACTGTTTTGGTCAGACATCTCAGAATTTGTGGTGTTAATAtctgttttttttctctcccttctTTTCCATTGCTTCAGAATGGAACAAAGGACTCCATTAGCAAGCTTGTCTCTGACTTGAATGCTGCTACACTCGAATCTGATGTAGGTAAGCCCATTTGTTTTGTCGTCACATATCCTAACCTTCCTCTCTATACAATGTGTCGATGTGCACATTTGGTGCATGCATATGAATGGTATATCTAATGTTTTCCTGTTACACAGAGGTTCCCATTAATCTTCCTTTAATATGGATACCTTCCTGaatatttgtgattttttttgctACCATCACTTATTTGCTTCATGTGTACAGTGGTATCAGTCCAATGCTAATTCCAACATGTTTGGATCTTCtgctcaagtttttttttaagtagggATGGCCCGTTTTGAGCAAAGATACATCTATGTAGTAGAGatgattttttagaaaattctaTGCCACTTTGCTGCTTGTTCCTCATTTAATACAGAAAGCATATTGAGGTGTGTAGCTATGGCAATACTGCAGATGTTGTGGTAGCACCTCCATTCATTTATATCAATCAGGTCAAGAATTCACTAAATGATCGCATTGAGGTATCCGCTCAGAATGTATGGATTGGAAAAGGAGGAGCCTACACTGGAGAGATCAGGTTGGGTACTGGTTCACTGGGAGCTAAAGTTTGTTTCCATTTTCTTTCTTAGTACATACATGGAGATAACAACTATTGGCACAGTAATGATTACAAAAGCAGCGTTATGTTGTGTTTGTTTTACTACATGATATTTGTATGGTAGGTAATGTAGGATTaggaatttatttttttacttctgTCTTTGCTAATAGAATTTTGtttttcccttaaaaaaatTCCAGTGCAGAACAGTTGGTGGACATCGGCTGCCAATGGGTTATTCTTGGGCACTCGGAACGTAGACATATTATTGGtgaagatgatgaggtaattATTATATCGCTATATGCAACTTGATCGGTACTTCTCTTACTTGTTCATGCCCTAACATTCTTAAGTTGCTTTTGAGATGCATGATTGTTGTTGCCATGCAGAAACATAGTTTATTATTGTAATATAAAAAGTTGTTCCAATGCAGTTTATTGGGAAGAAGGCTGCATATGCATTGAGCCAAAATGTTAAGGTTATTGCCTGCATAGGAGAGCTGTTGGAAGAGAGGGAAGCAGGGAAAACTTTTGATGTATGTTTTAAGCAGATGAAGGCTTTTGCaggtgaaatttttttcatgtcAAGTAAAACTTTTTATGGACATTCTTCAGAAGAAATTGTACAAGACTGATTTATATTGACGTGTTGATGTATGTGCAACATGTATCTGCTTTCAGATAGTATTTCAAACTGGGCCGATGTGGTAATTGCATATGAGCCCGTTTGGGCTATTGGAACTGGAAAAGTTGCTACTCCTGAACAAGCCCAAGAAGTTCATGCTGCTGTACGCAGTTGGTTGAAAACCAATGTATCACCTGATGTTGCTTCTAGCATTCGAATAATTTACGGCGGTTAGTTTCTCATGTCATATCTCTATATCAGGATCATTGTGATTCTCTGCTTTCTTTTCCACTAATGAATCTGATGACAAAATTGAACTTAGGAACCATGATTTACTAATTTAGTATGAGAAATAGTAACTCGTAAAGCTTCTTCATAGAATCATGTTGCAAGCTATGCTACTCTGGATATCTCTTATATTTGGAAATATCTTGAAACCCTATCCTGAGATGTTCTCAACTACCGATTCGGGACCTGCCAAGGCCTGTGACCTTGGCACTAAAGCTAAAATATCTCTACAGATGCTCTGTTGTATATTATTTCAGTGTTGTTATGGTTGTTTAACATGACTTAAAAGACTATATGATATtgccatcttcctatgcttctGTTGCAGGTTCTGTAAATGCAGCCAATTGTGCAGAGCTAGCAAAGAAAGAAGATATTGATGGCTTTCTTGTTGGCGGTGCCTCTTTGAAGGTATGATAAATTAACATCAGATCTTTAAACATAATGTCCTGTCTTCTGTAACCTCTATTGTCAGTGGCTGCTGCTTTCAGCTCTTGAACTCATCTTGCAACTTTCATATGCGTTTATTTTCAATGGTATTAAATAGGACTATGCATATTGATCTCATGTTCTGTAACCTCTGTCATTACTTGCTGCTACTATTAGTTATTATACTCCTCTGCCTGCAACGCTCTTGCACGTTTGTTCTGATAATAGGACTGTATATTGATCTCTCAACTTCATATGCAGCATATTTGCTATAAAAACCCTTAACCAGCAGTCGAAATTTTGAACCATGAATGTAGCTGCTATATCGTCTCTGATCTGCTATGTTGTAACCGATATTTTGGTGATTGCAGGGTCCGGATTTTGCCACCATTATCAACTCAGTGACTTCCAAGAAAGTTGCAGCCTGATGCACCCTGTTAGAAATAAATGATCAGAGAGGCAGCTCGGCTGCCATATGTAAAGCCTGAGGGAGGTGCTCCGTGTGATCGTGTGCACTCACCTCCTGGTTTTACTGATTTGTAGCACGAAGAAAAATAATGCAAGATGTCaccatcttttttttctcctcgtAGACCTTTTGTTCGTGACGGGAGTTAATTTGTACGTGAGCGAGTGGTCAGTAACACAGGTTAAATAATATACGCTGCCATCCTTTGTAATGTCGTGCTGTGATCCTTTCAAAATCGATAGTCAAGGAAAGATAATAATCGCAATGATTGAGGAACCTATATATAATCCAGGATCTTGTCTTTCTTGCGTGAAGAAGTATTATGCAGAAGTCTGACAGAACCTGcgtgagattgttcaaagaagaTATTACTACCGTTCTGAAATAGAATTAGAATACGTGCagttaaattttagaaactttaaccattaatatACATAAAGCTATTAGGATTTAGCAcataataataaatttattatgaaaaatactttaatattatttattttttatcgaGAGATAGatgttaaaaataataattaaatgtGCTTATTGAAGAACGTGTTACTGTCCCTAAAcgacaaataaaagaaaatagagaTAGTAGAAAAGAATCTCTAGGACGATGAAAAGGAGCTGTTCAAGTGGTGCGAGAGGATGTCAGCTGGCATTGCCGGCTTAGCTAACATCATAGCTGGACTGCAGATTGCCGATTGTTACCCCCCACGGCTGCACCCCCAGACAGACTGCCGATGCAACCAGCCGACCAGTTCAACGGGCGTCATGGACGTCTCCGGCAACCCCCAGTGCCCCGAGCGGGCGGGCGCCTCATGCGAGTATGTGACCTGTGAGGCTGCCAAGCCAACCAAGGGCCGCCCGTGCGCCTGCTGGGCGGATGGCACGGCACGAGCGCTTCCTCCGCTTGCGTTGCCGCGGGGCCGCATCCACTGGGCACTGGATGGCCCCACACTCCCCCAGCGCAGTGCGCAGCGTCCTCCACTGGCCGCAGACCAAGCATGCACGATAATCGTCTGCTCTCCGGCTGCTGAACCTTTCCATTGGCTATTGTTGACGATACTACATGAACCGAAACACTCCTCCAAGGTTCGACCTACGTTTAGCCTCACACAGCGTTTTGTACAAAGTCTGAATGAAGATGAATACAAATCAGAGCTTAAGAGGGTGCATACCATTTCAGTTAAATCTAGTGCTCGCCCAGATCTTGGTTGATATCTACATTTGCCTCCCAACCCCACAGGGAGTATCCGAAAATGAAAACTTGGCTATCCCACAATTCCTTACGAGGTAGGTAATGTACGAAACTCGGCAACTCGGAGATGGAATTCGATCTGATGACTTCGCTTCAGGACAAGTTTGTTCTCATGGGTCCATCCACATAAAATTAAGCGCGGCAGCGACACATTGCCCGGTACAGTCACAACCAGGGACAACATCACTGCTCTTTGACAAATCTAATCCCGACTTAcgtaataaaagaaaaaatagaggataGCTTCTTAAGGCGTGCAGAGATTCTTCAGGTCTTCCTCCTTGGCATATGTGTTTGGAATGAGCCTTGAAGCATAGGGATACAGATCCTTGTAAGAATTTCTGATGGTGCCTTCTGCCACACCAGTAGCCAAAGAAATATCTGCAACAGAGTCTCAGTGTTATCATCGATGTCAGTTGCAAGGAGAAGACGGAATGGGGCAGCGTTTCAAACCTTTAAGTGGTTTCTTGTCCTCTGAGAGTTGAGTTATCATATAAATGACAGCGGCTGCAATTGAGATAGGGCTCCTCCTGCGCAGCAGGTTGAAAGGAAGTgtcaacatatattttttggtCAAGAACGTGCACTACAACACTGACCAATTATGCTCATGTCTAGGAGTTGAAGAGTAGCATCTGTGTCCTTCCCCAATGTAACATAAACACTAAAATTGCATCCTCGGTTTGCACCAAATTTCTTTGTTGTGGACTGTTGTGTATAGATTAGCTATCTGTGCAATTAATTTATCTGACTAGTTCCTCCAATGATATAACTGGCCTACACATGAGCTTATGCACCAGTGATTCAATTCAAAGGCCACAACCAGACCAAAACAACAATACTGAAACCAAACAGGCGAAACTTTCATGGCACACAATGCCCTAGCCACGATCaaacaaaaatagataaagatCAGAGTGTAGAGTCGAAAATGTCAAACCGTATATCAAGCTCCTCTGAGCGCTGAACCGCCTCCTGGGCTGCTTTAACAGCTTGATTGTTCATCCCAAGAGTTGAACAGAAACGTCTCTGCAATATTTATTAGTTTATAAGCTGCAAACTTGAACTTCACAAGTTTAAAATTTACCAGCATTTCCAATGAATACAAGCTAAAACATAATCAAAACCAACAAACCAAGAAATCTCCAGCATGTATGGTTCCCATCTCCATAGATTGACCCATCTCAACTTCCAGTTGCTTCACAATAAATTCTTTTGCTCGGCCAATTTCTTTCTTTGTGGCTCCATTAGCAACTGAACATATTTCTGAAACAATCCGAcacaaaaaaaacaaagagagagaaagagagagggaaatgACATCAGATCCATGCATGAGTCTTAATGTACACAAAGCTCGAGGCTTCTCAGAACACAATGTACCTTTTACAGTTCTAGGCCTATCTTCTTGTCTACAAGCAATATACAGACAAGCAGCTAATATGGCATCTTGATTTCTTCCCCTGATAGACTTGAGATCTTCCACCTTCTTATAGATTTCATTGGCTCGGTCCTTTAGAAAAAGAATTACAAAAATAACATGATCACTACAAAGCAGCGACGAACCAGTATTATGTTGATGTTACTGTATGGAACATTTGGCATAGCAATGAACCTTGACAATAAGGGCGATAAGGTATGGACATACATGCGCAACATACACCAGGTATTCAGAAACATGTTACTAACTATTTTTGATAGAATGAAAATGTTACAGTACAGATCATGGACTCCAACTCTTTTATATGTTAGGCCAAAAGTTCATAAAATACCCTACAAGCAACTGGACTAACTTCAGATATTGCTTCGGAGTGAGCATACAAAACTGAGAGAGTACTGGATTTCAGTACATTTACGACAGGTTATATAGGACAAGCCTGCATGCATGATCAGACACCAACTTAAACACACTTAACCAAATGATGAATCACACCCAATACTAGCAAGCAAGTAAAACTAATTAATGATAGCAGGTATTTAGGTAGTCAATTCAATATAATGGACGATAATTGTCCAATTCTGTACCTTGATAGTAGCCACAAGACCCAACCTGCAAATGAAATATATTAGTGTATTATCAAAATCCAGATATATGTAGGTAAAGGTCCAAACTGATTCAGCAGTGAATTGAAGTACTCATCAACATAGCTTTGAGCACTGGGCATCTATTCGTTCAAGTCAGATATATGTTGCGACTTTTTATTGTATAAGCAGGAGGCTTTCACAGCTGCACATGCCTTGTCACAAAATGATCTTTCACTAGGCCATCAGCTGCAAGGTCTACTAAATGGCAAAATCACATGCCTCAAACAACTAGGTACTATAGGCCGTCACCAACAGCTCAGAGTAACATTGTCACCTAGAGGTGTGACGAGCCCATCTTATCAATTGTAACAGAACCTATTGCGTGCCCAAATAAAAACCTAACCTTTCATAGTTCCTGGCGGGATTAATCATATTAGGTCGATTTCCCTGCATATAAAAGGTGGAACTTCCCCTAGATCCAAGCGAAAACCATCCAACAATTAAGTTACCACAACACAACACAACGCTAGTCTTCACGGAGCAATCAGACGTTCTAAATCTAGCCCAGAACTACCCTGAAATCCCCATCACACTCCTCTTCACGTCTAAACCGATCCCCTCAAACACGAATCAGGCAGCGCCACACGCACACATGATCAATCCCACATCTCTGAAAATCGGCCAAAAGCACGGGCACCACCTCGCACTTCGATGAAATCGAATCGAACCGAACGTGTAAACATAGGATGATTGCGGCGGAGAGGTGAGAGTGGAAGGGAGGGGGACCTGTCAGCCATGTTGGCGATGGTGCGGAAGGCGAGGATGAGGGATCGATCGGGGTTGGAGCCGCGGTTCTGCCACCTGCCGAGGGACGAGGAGAGGAACTCGCCCTGCGCGCCGTTGGGCTTGGCGATGACGGTGGAGAGCCCCCCGTCGGTGAGGAGCGGGTTGGTGGGCCCCCCGACACGGACGGGATCGTTGTCGTTGGACTCGTTGGCGAAGGTGCGCCACTCGGAGGTCTCGTCGACGGAGTGCGCCTCGAGGACGAGGCCGCACTCGGTGCACACCGTGTCCCCCGCCGAGTGGTCGAACGCCACCTCCGTCTGCTTCTTGCAGTCCGGGCAGAACGAGTCACTCATCTCGcccgaccgccgcctcccctcctcccACGCGCCGCTGCTGTGCTCTTGGTTCTTCGAGAagggggcggggcggggcgatttggggggggggggggggggggacgcagcacggggaggaggaagggggagAGTTGGAAGAGAGACGGACGGGAGGAGAGGGGAGTTTGGGTTGGGCTTTTATGAGTCGGGCGAGAGTTTCGTGTTCGGTCTGCGCCGGTTTTTGTTTGGGTCgcgtcgggtcgggtcggggaCTCGGGGTGCGGTGCTGCTTTTGACGGTAATGGGCACGGTTTATCCGTGTATCCGCGTGTCAAAACGTTAATGAATGTATGTTTGAGAAGTACTTACTACTTCTTACCAATAAGTCTAGATATGTATTTGATATTAAACCTAACGTgttgaaataaatatgtattgtGTTCGTGTCTACATATCCACTCTAAATATTTAACATGTAGATTTAGATCATTGGTGGCATATAAATTGGCATCGTGTGCCCGCCACAGGGCTGTCCTCACTGCGCCAACCTCCACCCCCCCTCCCAACATGTGGATGATGATTCTTACCTATTCCGGTTAATAGATAGGTATAGATATAGGT
It encodes:
- the LOC133901893 gene encoding transcription initiation factor IIB, which gives rise to MSDSFCPDCKKQTEVAFDHSAGDTVCTECGLVLEAHSVDETSEWRTFANESNDNDPVRVGGPTNPLLTDGGLSTVIAKPNGAQGEFLSSSLGRWQNRGSNPDRSLILAFRTIANMADRLGLVATIKDRANEIYKKVEDLKSIRGRNQDAILAACLYIACRQEDRPRTVKEICSVANGATKKEIGRAKEFIVKQLEVEMGQSMEMGTIHAGDFLRRFCSTLGMNNQAVKAAQEAVQRSEELDIRRSPISIAAAVIYMITQLSEDKKPLKDISLATGVAEGTIRNSYKDLYPYASRLIPNTYAKEEDLKNLCTP
- the LOC133901616 gene encoding triosephosphate isomerase, chloroplastic-like, whose product is MAAPSSLASSHLSRLADLRRAAAAAPATPQQLRLGCSRRRAQRVVAMAGSGKFFVGGNWKCNGTKDSISKLVSDLNAATLESDVDVVVAPPFIYINQVKNSLNDRIEVSAQNVWIGKGGAYTGEISAEQLVDIGCQWVILGHSERRHIIGEDDEFIGKKAAYALSQNVKVIACIGELLEEREAGKTFDVCFKQMKAFADSISNWADVVIAYEPVWAIGTGKVATPEQAQEVHAAVRSWLKTNVSPDVASSIRIIYGGSVNAANCAELAKKEDIDGFLVGGASLKGPDFATIINSVTSKKVAA